The DNA segment GTAGTACTTGAGGGCAAACTGAATGGCCTTACCCAGATTGGCGCTGGACAGCACCGCATAGCCGAGAATGCCGTGGGTCGAGACGTTCAACCGCTGCCCCAGCACCAGCCCCAACGCCGGCTCGTTGCAATGCAGCAACGCGGCGCTGGCCAGTAGGTTGAAGTCGATAAAGGACAGGCGGCCATTCGGGTTGTCCAGCACCTGCGGCTTGACCCGCGCCGCCGCCAGTAACTCGGCCCGTGGCAGGCCGAGTTGCTCGGCCAGATCGAGCAGCGCACTGGCATAAGCAATCGGGACCAGTTCGGCGGTGAAATTCAGTGGCTGTTTCATGGTAGCGGCGGCTTCATCGTTATTATTTTTATCGGCTTTGACTAAAGAACCTGGCCGGATATGACTCGAATGTTGGCCAGAAGATACCCTTGTCCGACAAAGGCCGGCAAGCTCATAGTTGCACGATAGTCCTAATGATGTTCCGGGAGTCCGTATGCTCAGTACCACCCCCAAAGGTTTGGAAATCCGCCCACGGCAACTGGACTTCGATTTGCCGAACCCGCTGCCACGCCACTGGCACAGCGGCGATGCCTTCAAAACCCATACCTTCAACGCCATGTCGGTGCTGTTCCCCGATGGCGAACGCTTCTTTATCGACTCGGTGCGCTTGTTCCGCCAGCAGATCGACGACCCATTACTGCAGGAGCAGATTCGCGGCTTCATTGGCCAGGAAGGCCATCACAGCCGCGAGCACGAGGAGTACAGCCAGCGTCTGCGCGAACTGGGTTATGACGTGGACTATCTGGAGCGCGGGCTGAAACGCCGGCTGGGCTTCGTGAAAAAACACCTGCCCGCCAAGTTGCAACTGGCCGCCACCTGCTCCGTCGAACACCTGACTGCGATCATGGCCGACGCCGTGCTGAAAAACCCGCGCTGGTTGGACGGCGCCGACCCAACCATGGCCAAACTGTGGCGCTGGCATGCGCTGGAAGAAACCGAGCACAAAGCGGTGGCATTCGACGTGTATCAAGCCGTTTGTGGCAGCAAATGGCTGCGGCGGCGGGCGATGCTGCAGAGCACGCTGTTCTTCACCATCGACACCTTCAAGGGTTTGGTGCACCTGCTCAAGCGCGATGGCCTGCTGTGGAATTGGCGGGTCTGGCGCGATGGCCTGACCTGGCTATGGGGCAAGGATGGCATCTACCGCCAACTGGTCGGCGTTTACCTGGATTTCTACAGCGGCAATTTCCACCCCTGGCAGCACGACAACCTGCATCTGGTCGAACAGTACCGCCTGGAATTCGAGCCCCAGCCGAAGCCGCCTGAGCGACTCGCGCATGCTTGAGGCCCCAACCGGGGCCTTTTGTTTTTCTGCCATGCACGCGCGCGCAGCCATGGCCACAAATGACCTTAACATTGGCTGCTGATAACCTTTCCCGGCCAGACTGCCCCACCCATAGTGTGACCATGGTTAAGCAACGACTCAGGGAGTCAGCATGGTCAGCACCACCCCCGAAGGACTGCAAATCCGCCCGCGCCACCTGGATTTCGATCTGCCCAATCCATTACCGCGACATTGGCACAGTGGCGATGCCTTCAAGTCCCATCTGTTCGATGCCATGTCGGTGTTATTCCCCGATGGCGAGCGCTTCTTTATCGACTCGGTGCGACAGTTCCGCGACCAGATCAGCGACCCGGCGCTGAAAGAGCAGATTCGTGGCTTCATCGGGCAGGAAGGCCACCACAGCCGTGAACATCTGGAATACAGCAATCGCCTGCGCGAACTCGGTTACGACATCACCCGCATTGAACGCCGCGCCCAGGCCCGTATCCGCTATACCCAGAAGAAGTTCTCAGCCAAACGCCAACTGGCGGCGACCGCGGCGCTGGAACACATCACCGCGATCATGGCCGACGGCCTGCTGCGCGACCCCAAACACCTGCAAGGCGCACACCCGGAACTGATCCGCTTATGGCGCTGGCATGCCCTGGAAGAAACCGAGCATAAGGCCGTGGCCTTCGATGTGTTCAATCAGGTGTGTGGCAATCGCAAACTGCTGCGTCGCGCCATGCTGATGGGCACCTTCTTCTTTGTGCTGGATACCAGCCGCGGCCTGGCGCACATGCTCAAGCGCGACGGGCTGCTGTGGAACTGGCGCGTCTGGCGCGATGGCATCCGGTGGATGTGGGGCAAGGAAGGCGTGTTCCGCCCCTTGATCGGCACCTACCTGGACTTCTTCAAGGCCGGCTTCCACCCCTGGCAGCATGACAACCTGGAACTGCTGTACCGCTCCAGGGCAGAGTTCGAACCGCAACCGGTCTGATTGGCATGTAGGCGGCGCCGAGTGCAGTAACGCGCCGCTCATTCAACGTGGACTCTTCCTTGAGTTGTCGAGGGCGGGTGTAACGGTTGGTGGATAAAAGAGCGATATCCACCGGGCGGGCATCTAGACTACCTCGCTACGCCTCCTCTAATTCAGGCTCAGGCGCTGGCATCGGCCTCATGCTCGTCCGCGAAGGTCATGAGCACCTCCAGATTGAGCACATCCAGCTTGATCTGGGCGATAAAGGCGGAGAAGGCCAGGGCGGCGGCGAGCCGACGCAGATCGGCGGCCCAGGCCGGGATATAGACCGGTCCCTGGAGCCAGCCGGACTCGAAGAGCGGGGCCAGGCGCACGGTGTCACCCAGGCTGAGGCGCCCGGCGAACAGATAGCCCACCAGTTCCGGCCGGTTGTCGCGGATCGCGATGCGCAGCAGGGTATGGACGCCGAGCAAACCGGTCAGGTAGGCGGCATCCTTGGTGAAAGCCGAACCACCGCGCAGGTCGGCGCCGCGGAAAATTCGTTGTGTCGAGCGGAAGGACTCCTCCTCCGACTGACCGGCAGCGAGAAAACCTTCGAACACTTGGATGAAATCGGCGCCTTCCAGCGCCTGTTGGACCGCGAGCACGCGCAGGGCGAGGCGGCGCAGACGGTTGATATCAATGCTACCGGTGAACAGCTCGGCCAGGGTGGCTATGCCCTCCTGGGTCTGGGTCGTGCGTGGCGCGCCCAGGCCCAGGCTCTTCAGGTTGGGTTGGAGCCTGCCGTTTTGCGCCGTGGCGACATGCACGAAGGCCTCATGCTGCAATAGCTGATTCTTGTCCAGCTCAGAGAAGTTGGCGCTGGCGCGCAGGCGTATGCGGCTCGCCCCGGCGATGGCCTTGGCGGCCAAGGTCGGATCGAGCACGACCGTGATCCGGCCTGGGCCGAAGAAGCGATCCAGTTCCGGCTGCATCCAGGCGGCGAAGGCCTCGGCCGGGATCTCGGCCGGGCTCGGCGGAATCTGGGCACCGCCCAGAAGGGCGTCGGTGGTCTCGAGGAAGAAGCGGGCGGCGTCCAGCATGCTCAGTTTCTGGCTCGGGTAGTAGAAGTCCGGGCGCCGGTACAGTGCAGTCGAATACTGAGTGAAAGCGGGTGTGCCAATGGCACCAAGCATGCGCCCAGCCGTGGCGTAGCTGCGCGCCGTCATGGCGAGGTAGCGTCCGGCCGGATGCCCCTCATCGCAGCGGCCCGCAAATGCTTCCAGGGCGGCGATGTCAGCGCTGTGCTCGCGCGGGCGCAGTTCGACCTTGGGCAGTTCTGCACGCCCGGCGCGCCAGCGCGCCAGGAATACGTCCTCGACCCCGTCCGGCCAGGCCAGGGCATCCAGCACGCGGATCTTGCGGGCCAAACCGGGCAGAGCGGCATCGAGTTCGGACAGGGGGGCGGCGCTCACAGAGGCCTCCTTGAGAACCGAGGATCAATTCTCCTAAGCGTAGGCTCTGTCGAAGCATCGCGTTGCGGCTGCCCCCCAACACCAGGCGCAATACCTTCAGCGCAAACGCATATTCCAGCGCTGCATCCAACAGCGCCCGATAGCGCCCTTTTATGCGACTGTGGCTGGGGCCGAAGCCGGTTTTCAGTCATCGGGCGGGTTAGGCCGTCTGGCCGTAACCCGCCCTCTTCTGCGCAAGGCGGATTACGCTGTACTAAGCAGCCCTACCTGAGCTGAAGGTGCAACTCCCCATCACTCTTCCAACACGAGGAGACCAGCATGGAAAGGAAGAGAGAACTCGACACGTATCGGCGCTTCAAGAAGCAGTACCCGGATTACTTTGGCGCCGTAGAGGCGCTTGGTGCAGCGGTGCGTCATGCCGGCCCGCTGGACGAGCAGATCATCCAACTGGTCCAGCTCGGCGCAGCGGCGGCCATCCGCTCCGAGGGCGCCGTGCACAGTCATGTCAGACGGGCAGTCGAAGCGGGCGTTACGCCGGAGCGGATCCATCACGCTCTGCTCTCACTCACGAGCACGATCGGTTTCCCGACCGTCGTTGCGGCCTTGAGCTGGGCGGACGATGTGATGGGGAGAGAAAATAAGTCTGTCCCAGATTGATCGTTAAGCAAAAGGCCCCATTCGGGGCCTTTCCTTTGTGCCGATAGCCCTTGCTTGCACAGCAGAGACTGTCGGTCGTTTTAACGCTTCACCCCTGCAAAAAACGCAAGGCATCCGCCGCGCTCTGTTCGGGAATCTCCTCCATCGGGATATGCCCGACACCCGGGTAGGTTTTCACCTGAATATCCGGCAGATCGCGCTGCCACAACGGCACATGCTTGGGCGAAATCCAGCGGTCACGCTCGCCCCACATCAGCAGCGTCGGCACCTTGATCGCCGCGACCCGCGCTGGCGTGCCATGCAGCTCCTCGCGGTTGACCTTCAGCAGCACGCGGAAGATATCCATCATCGCCCGGCGGTTGCCCGGGCGGCGACTCAGATCGTAATAGCGGTCGATCACCCCTGCCTTGATCCGCCCCGGCTCACCATAGACTTCCTTGATGCCCTGGGCAATTAACGCCCGCGGCATCCACAACGGCATCGCCCAGGTCGCGCCGGGGAGCGCTGCGGCGCCGATCATCAACGGCACCTTCTGCATGTGATAACCGGCCGGGTCGATCAGTATCAGTTGCTCCACCCGCTGCGGTTGGGCCAGGGCAAAGTTCCAGGCGATATAACCACCGAGGGAGTTTCCGGCGACCACCGCTTTGCCGATGCCGAGATAATCGAGCAGCAGGCCGAAAATATTTACCATCCGCTCGGCGGAATACACGCCATCGCGCGCTGGGCCGGTCAGGCCAAAACCCGGCACATCGAAACGGATGATCCGGTAATGCGCGGCGAAGGCGTTGATCCAACCATCCCAGGTGTGCAACGAGGCCACCACACCATGAATCAGCACCAGCACCGGTTTATCACGGCTGCCTTCATCGCGGTAATGCACGTTGAAGCCATCCAGTTCGATAAATCGCGAACCGCTGTCGGCGTTGGCGTAGCGCGCCTTTAGCCGCTCAAGCGGTAAAGCACCGAAACCAAAGCGAGCAAAACCAGCCGCCAGCGGCGGCGTCAGGGGAAGGCTGGAAGCAGACATGCAGGACCTCGGCATTGTTGTTTTAGAGGGTTGTTATTCGGCCCCATCAAACCACGCGAACTTCGGGCTGACGCCTAACCTAGGTTGTGGGCGGACACAGGGAGGCGATCAGCAGATCGCTCAACACCGCCTTGGCATGTTCGATTTCTACCCGTGCGGCTGACCGGCCGAGCAACTCCAAAGAGGCCGCTTCCAGCGCCCAAATCAGCGCGCGATAGGTCAGCGGATCGTGAACACGGTTCGCCCCCTCCAGGCGTTCCACCAGCAAACTGACCATTTCCAGATGCGCGCGCTGACGGTGCGGCGCCAGTGGGGAGTCCGCACGCAGCGCCTCTTCCTGCATCAGGCGGATAATCGGGCCAACCGCCAGGTGATAGTCGAAAAAGCACGTGACCATGCTATGCAACCAGGCTTGCGGGCTGCCGGCGGCGCTTTGCATGTCGCGAAAGCGCGCCAGCAACAGGAGCACGGCGGTCTGATAGATGCCTTCGAGCA comes from the Pseudomonas cavernicola genome and includes:
- a CDS encoding metal-dependent hydrolase, coding for MLSTTPKGLEIRPRQLDFDLPNPLPRHWHSGDAFKTHTFNAMSVLFPDGERFFIDSVRLFRQQIDDPLLQEQIRGFIGQEGHHSREHEEYSQRLRELGYDVDYLERGLKRRLGFVKKHLPAKLQLAATCSVEHLTAIMADAVLKNPRWLDGADPTMAKLWRWHALEETEHKAVAFDVYQAVCGSKWLRRRAMLQSTLFFTIDTFKGLVHLLKRDGLLWNWRVWRDGLTWLWGKDGIYRQLVGVYLDFYSGNFHPWQHDNLHLVEQYRLEFEPQPKPPERLAHA
- a CDS encoding metal-dependent hydrolase, producing MVSTTPEGLQIRPRHLDFDLPNPLPRHWHSGDAFKSHLFDAMSVLFPDGERFFIDSVRQFRDQISDPALKEQIRGFIGQEGHHSREHLEYSNRLRELGYDITRIERRAQARIRYTQKKFSAKRQLAATAALEHITAIMADGLLRDPKHLQGAHPELIRLWRWHALEETEHKAVAFDVFNQVCGNRKLLRRAMLMGTFFFVLDTSRGLAHMLKRDGLLWNWRVWRDGIRWMWGKEGVFRPLIGTYLDFFKAGFHPWQHDNLELLYRSRAEFEPQPV
- a CDS encoding flavohemoglobin expression-modulating QEGLA motif protein, translated to MSAAPLSELDAALPGLARKIRVLDALAWPDGVEDVFLARWRAGRAELPKVELRPREHSADIAALEAFAGRCDEGHPAGRYLAMTARSYATAGRMLGAIGTPAFTQYSTALYRRPDFYYPSQKLSMLDAARFFLETTDALLGGAQIPPSPAEIPAEAFAAWMQPELDRFFGPGRITVVLDPTLAAKAIAGASRIRLRASANFSELDKNQLLQHEAFVHVATAQNGRLQPNLKSLGLGAPRTTQTQEGIATLAELFTGSIDINRLRRLALRVLAVQQALEGADFIQVFEGFLAAGQSEEESFRSTQRIFRGADLRGGSAFTKDAAYLTGLLGVHTLLRIAIRDNRPELVGYLFAGRLSLGDTVRLAPLFESGWLQGPVYIPAWAADLRRLAAALAFSAFIAQIKLDVLNLEVLMTFADEHEADASA
- a CDS encoding carboxymuconolactone decarboxylase family protein, translating into MERKRELDTYRRFKKQYPDYFGAVEALGAAVRHAGPLDEQIIQLVQLGAAAAIRSEGAVHSHVRRAVEAGVTPERIHHALLSLTSTIGFPTVVAALSWADDVMGRENKSVPD
- a CDS encoding alpha/beta fold hydrolase, whose product is MSASSLPLTPPLAAGFARFGFGALPLERLKARYANADSGSRFIELDGFNVHYRDEGSRDKPVLVLIHGVVASLHTWDGWINAFAAHYRIIRFDVPGFGLTGPARDGVYSAERMVNIFGLLLDYLGIGKAVVAGNSLGGYIAWNFALAQPQRVEQLILIDPAGYHMQKVPLMIGAAALPGATWAMPLWMPRALIAQGIKEVYGEPGRIKAGVIDRYYDLSRRPGNRRAMMDIFRVLLKVNREELHGTPARVAAIKVPTLLMWGERDRWISPKHVPLWQRDLPDIQVKTYPGVGHIPMEEIPEQSAADALRFLQG
- a CDS encoding TetR/AcrR family transcriptional regulator, producing MFVRKGLADTTVNDLLDAAKVSRRTFYKYFANKMEVLEGIYQTAVLLLLARFRDMQSAAGSPQAWLHSMVTCFFDYHLAVGPIIRLMQEEALRADSPLAPHRQRAHLEMVSLLVERLEGANRVHDPLTYRALIWALEAASLELLGRSAARVEIEHAKAVLSDLLIASLCPPTT